One region of Dehalococcoidia bacterium genomic DNA includes:
- a CDS encoding zinc ribbon domain-containing protein: MPVYEYWCPDCKTRQEILLQRFNSDTPPCPKCGGNSLQRRFSTFMMQKSYKAVYDDILGDSQMMRGMMNNDPQALAAWNNKMSGGEPVAPEYQETLERMERGEVPSLPAEGGEAIG, encoded by the coding sequence ATGCCTGTTTATGAGTACTGGTGCCCCGACTGCAAAACGCGGCAGGAGATATTGCTCCAGCGTTTCAACAGCGATACTCCCCCCTGCCCCAAGTGCGGGGGTAATTCGCTGCAGCGCAGGTTTTCCACGTTCATGATGCAAAAGTCATACAAAGCAGTATATGACGACATACTCGGGGATTCGCAGATGATGCGCGGTATGATGAACAATGATCCCCAGGCGCTGGCCGCATGGAACAACAAGATGAGCGGCGGTGAGCCCGTCGCCCCCGAATACCAGGAGACACTGGAGAGGATGGAGCGCGGTGAGGTGCCTTCGCTTCCGGCGGAGGGCGGGGAAGCCATAGGCTGA
- a CDS encoding zinc ribbon domain-containing protein, with translation MPIYEYICHNCKKKVGIFMRLSALQQDPACPVCGGTGLRRIFSSFAVVKSTAQVHEESGEPGPGMSADYYKDPRNIGRSLENQFKNMNMEIPSEIRDSIDKAREGVLPDSLRDLDSASSDSAYS, from the coding sequence ATGCCGATTTACGAGTATATCTGCCACAATTGTAAAAAGAAGGTGGGCATCTTTATGCGGCTGTCCGCCTTGCAGCAGGATCCCGCCTGCCCAGTCTGCGGTGGGACCGGCCTGCGCAGGATTTTCTCCAGCTTTGCTGTAGTTAAATCGACCGCTCAGGTTCACGAAGAGAGCGGCGAGCCGGGGCCGGGCATGTCGGCTGACTACTATAAAGACCCCCGCAACATCGGCCGCAGCCTGGAAAATCAGTTTAAAAATATGAATATGGAGATACCTTCGGAGATACGGGACAGCATCGACAAGGCGCGGGAGGGCGTGCTCCCCGACTCTTTGCGGGACCTGGATAGTGCAAGCTCGGATTCTGCGTACAGTTGA
- a CDS encoding thiamine-phosphate pyrophosphorylase: protein MQARILRTVDANINRVSEGLRVLEDVSRFVLEDEDTTRQLKSIRHQINNLARGLGIRLLLSRDSEGDIGAAGDLIKEHSDLNSIVRANAKRAQEGLRVLEELTKLPELKDATPADEIRKSRYLVYTIEISLISQLPEHKKERAGD from the coding sequence GTGCAAGCTCGGATTCTGCGTACAGTTGACGCCAACATCAACCGTGTCAGCGAGGGGCTGCGCGTCCTCGAAGACGTATCCAGATTTGTACTTGAGGATGAAGATACCACCCGCCAGCTCAAGTCCATACGCCACCAGATCAACAACCTGGCCCGCGGCCTGGGCATACGCCTGCTGCTAAGCAGGGATTCGGAGGGTGACATCGGGGCCGCCGGCGATCTAATCAAGGAGCACAGCGACCTCAACTCCATCGTCAGAGCCAATGCCAAAAGGGCTCAGGAAGGGTTGCGCGTGCTGGAGGAACTGACCAAACTGCCCGAGTTGAAAGACGCGACCCCCGCCGATGAGATCAGAAAATCGAGATACCTTGTATACACTATAGAGATCAGCCTCATATCGCAGCTGCCCGAACATAAAAAAGAACGCGCCGGAGATTAG